A window from Solanum stenotomum isolate F172 chromosome 7, ASM1918654v1, whole genome shotgun sequence encodes these proteins:
- the LOC125870074 gene encoding F-box protein At3g07870-like, giving the protein MGDIEIDDIEFARQMLSVKENKYEENKSRGMKQVVNKSHKISTLSNIPDGILFNILVKIPPKDIHKYVMRVCKSWKEIVSESFFIEQNFMESKTELVIQSGLGWRMKTKLIEIGEEFECESREVGLSKLRKIHSSCDGFLLMSEPGNNGMLQIINPATKFCLTIPRCPSHCKHKACSAALAFDSSTKQYKVVHVVTDSYGFEIFNVNSADDELQWERVSSPWEDLNDRPFNPVKFHWKNPVSINGRILHWYVDSAEYFITMQVKEEKFSRTYLPERVKEINKTNNYALVELDGFLSFINCDSEKTMNVWILEDFRRKVWFKKHTIVAELTNYICPYKSSRQDERRMPRFWNLVAVAGARNGEVLILEHKKNSSVFIYDTKSKVMKPFSSNMRKLESFVPHKDGLFRIMKRIA; this is encoded by the coding sequence ATGGGGGATATTGAAATTGATGACATTGAATTTGCTCGACAGATGTTGAGCGTAAAAGAAAACAagtatgaagaaaataaaagccGAGGAATGAAACAAGTAGTTAACAAGAGTCATAAGATTAGTACTCTTTCAAATATTCCAGATGGTATCTTATTTAACATCCTAGTGAAGATTCCGCCAAAAGACATTCATAAGTATGTCATGCGCGTCTGCAAATCATGGAAAGAAATTGTCTCAGAGAGTTTCTTCATTGAGCAAAATTTCATGGAATCGAAAACAGAATTAGTGATACAGTCAGGATTAGGATGGCGTATGAAAACAAAGTTGATAGAGATTGGAGAAGAATTTGAATGTGAATCGCGTGAAGTTGGACTAAGTAAATTACGCAAGATTCATTCTAGCTGTGATGGATTTCTATTGATGAGTGAACCAGGGAACAATGGGATGCTACAAATCATAAATCCAGCAACAAAGTTCTGCCTCACTATCCCGCGATGCCCTTCACATTGTAAACATAAAGCTTGTAGTGCAGCACTTGCCTTTGACTCTTCGACAAAACAGTACAAAGTAGTGCATGTTGTTACAGATTCTTAtggttttgaaatatttaatgtGAACAGTGCTGATGATGAACTGCAATGGGAACGAGTTTCTAGTCCGTGGGAAGATTTAAATGATCGACCATTTAATCCAGTTAAGTTTCACTGGAAGAATCCAGTGTCAATTAATGGAAGGATTCTGCATTGGTATGTTGATTCAGCTGAATATTTCATTACAATGCAAGTAAAAGAGGAAAAATTCAGCCGAACTTATCTTCCAGAACGTGTTAAAGAGATTAATAAAACGAACAATTATGCATTGGTAGAGTTGGATggatttctttcttttatcaACTGTGATTCGGAGAAAACAATGAATGTTTGGATTTTGGAAGATTTTCGAAGGAAAGTTTGGTTCAAGAAACATACAATCGTGGCAGAGTTGACAAATTATATATGTCCATACAAATCATCAAGACAGGATGAGCGGAGAATGCCAAGATTTTGGAACCTTGTTGCGGTTGCTGGTGCGAGGAATGGTGAAGTATTGATTCTAGAGCATAAGAAGAACTCTAGTGTATTTATATATGACACGAAGAGTAAGGTGATGAAGCCTTTTAGCAGTAACATGAGGAAATTAGAATCTTTTGTACCACACAAAGATGGCCTCTTTCGTATCATGAAGAGGATCGCGTAG
- the LOC125870073 gene encoding F-box/FBD/LRR-repeat protein At1g13570-like, with translation MGDEIDDIEFARQMLSLQVNKYEENRNRGMKQKQVVEKNHNIIPLSNFEEKIIFNILVKIPPRYIHKNAMPVCKTWKEIFSRTSFIEQNFNESKSELLIQSGYPDDFYFGKLRVTNPATKFCITIPGCPSRCQHGTCSAALVFDSSTEQYKVVHIVKYYFGFEIFNLSNDEENWKWERVDSYLWEGVNNEPFDVKFCWKKLVSINGRILHWYVNSSEYFVSMHVKEGKFSITYLPERDDLVNKTNNYALIQLDGFLSYITCDSETTMDVWILEDFHGQVWSKKHTIVAELTHYVCPSKSTRPNERSMPEIGKLVAVGGVRNGEVLILKHQKNSKQYLYDTKSRVMKMFNVYNMRNSESFVLGDYWYMMSPNESKCYRSLLPDVLSNLPDNVIDVILMCLPCKDAARTSILSKKWRYNWCRRTELTLDKSHWITKNDLLYPTVKFKKIICQFLTLHEGPITKFTLDIVNLENSPEIDNFIYFLSRYGIQHLVLHLSFDNPYKLPSSVFTCSQLRHLSLHNCSIHHSSAFKGFNRLISLELCEVIISSELLESLIYHCPLLEQLVLVILENLDTIEINVPTLRTLDFTGYISSICLKNAPCLVKLSLEGRYMEVEDLDFAKVFESCSALEHLLFDFSNFEFYAEEGYEVPTRLPFELNSVKRFNLPYIMLIESYKLSYAFCLIKSFPYLEYLEIQLYSEDEEDDRILECLELQHFSDVTFNHLREVKLKCFGGTMSEMQLIKLLLAKSPVLVRMLIDQWFLEHGSLDTRLKILNEVSHFLRASPKAEVVYLDLFET, from the exons ATGGGGGATGAAATTGATGACATTGAATTCGCACGACAGATGCTGAGCTTACAAGTAAACAAATATGAAGAAAACAGAAACAGAGGAATGAAACAAAAACAAGTAGTTGAGAAGAATCATAACATTATTCCTCTTTctaattttgaagaaaagatCATATTTAACATCCTAGTGAAGATCCCGCCACGATACATTCATAAGAATGCCATGCCTGTTTGCAAAACATGGAAAGAAATTTTCTCCAGAACTTCTTTCATTGAGCAAAATTTCAATGAATCGAAATCAGAGTTACTGATACAGTCAGGATAT CCAGATGATTTCTACTTTGGGAAGCTACGAGTCACAAATCCCGCGACAAAGTTCTGCATCACTATCCCTGGATGCCCTTCGCGTTGCCAACATGGAACTTGTAGTGCAGCACTTGTATTTGACTCTTCGACAGAGCAGTATAAAGTAGTGCACATTGTTAAGTACTATTTTGGTTTCGAAATATTCAATCTTAGcaatgatgaagaaaattgGAAATGGGAACGAGTTGATTCTTATCTGTGGGAAGGTGTAAATAATGAGCCATTTGATGTTAAATTTTGCTGGAAGAAGCTAGTATCGATAAACGGAAGGATTCTGCATTGGTATGTTAATTCAAGTGAGTATTTCGTTTCAATGCATGTAAAAGAGGGGAAATTCAGTATTACCTATCTTCCAGAACGCGATGATTTAGTTAATAAAACTAACAATTACGCGTTGATCCAATTGGATGGATTTCTTTCTTATATCACCTGTGATTCCGAGACAACAATGGATGTTTGGATTTTGGAAGATTTTCACGGACAAGTTTGGTCCAAGAAACATACGATCGTGGCAGAATTGACACATTATGTATGTCCATCTAAATCAACGCGACCAAATGAGAGATCAATGCCAGAAATTGGTAAACTTGTTGCTGTTGGTGGCGTGAGGAACGGTGAAGTGTTGATTCTTAAACATCAGAAGAACTCAAAGCAATACTTATATGACACAAAGAGTAGGGTGATGAAGATGTTCAACGTTTATAACATGAGGAACTCAGAATCTTTT GTTCTTGGTGATTATTGGTATATGATGTCTCCTAATGAAAGTAAGTGTTATCGAAGTTTACTCCCAGACGTCCTCAGTAACCTTCCGGATAACGTAATCGATGTCATTTTGATGTGTTTGCCTTGTAAAGATGCTGCAAGAACAAGTATCTTATCAAAGAAATGGAGGTATAACTGGTGTAGACGTACAGAGTTGACACTTGATAAATCTCATTGGATAACAAAGAATGATTTACTATACCCTACcgttaaatttaaaaagattatttGCCAATTTTTGACTCTTCATGAAGGACCCATTACTAAGTTTACCCTCGACATTGTTAATTTGGAAAATTCTCCTGAGATTGACAACTTCATATATTTCCTCTCTAGATATGGCATTCAACATCTTGTTCTTCACCTTTCATTCGATAACCCATACAAATTACCTTCTTCAGTTTTCACATGTTCCCAGTTGAGGCATCTAAGTCTTCATAATTGTTCAATACATCATTCTTCGGCCTTTAAAGGATTTAATAGGTTAATTAGCTTGGAATTATGTGAAGTCATAATTTCTTCTGAATTGCTGGAAAGTTTAATATATCATTGTCCGTTGCTTGAGCAGTTGGTGTTGGTTATCTTAGAAAACTTAGATACAATCGAAATTAATGTCCCCACGTTGAGAACACTCGATTTCACAGGCTATATTAGCTCTATATGCCTAAAGAATGCCCCTTGTCTAGTAAAACTATCTCTTGAAGGTCGTTATATGGAGGTAGAGGATCTTGATTTCGCAAAGGTTTTTGAGTCTTGTTCTGCTCTCGAGCACCTCCTCTTCGACTTCTCTAATTTCGAG TTCTATGCTGAAGAAGGATATGAAGTACCAACAAGACTTCCTTTTGAACTTAACAGTGTCAAGCGATTTAATCTGCCTTATATTATGTTGATTGAATCATATAAGCTTTCATACGCCTTTTGCTTGATAAAAAGCTTCCCATACTTAGAGTATCTCGAAATTCAG TTGTACTCTGAAGATGAAGAGGATGATCGTATTTTGGAATGTCTTGAACTTCAACATTTTTCAGACGTGACGTTTAATCACCTAAGGGAAGTTAAGTTAAAATGCTTTGGAGGAACAATGTCTGAGATGCAACTTATCAAGCTTCTATTAGCCAAGTCTCCTGTATTGGTGAGAATGCTAATTGATCAATGGTTTCTAGAACATGGATCTCTTGACACAAGATTAAAGATATTAAACGAGGTATCACATTTTTTGCGGGCATCACCTAAAGCAGAAGTAGTCTACTTAGATCTGTTTGAAACATGA